The nucleotide sequence ATATTGCGTCTAGTTTGTTTAGATTTATGGAAATTACGAGCACTCCGAGAGTTTTGTTTGAATGGTTTTTAACAGGGTAGGAAAAATGGAATACTGGGTTGTTTGTAATCCTGCCTACTATATATTCACCAGTCGAAAATTTGCCTGTTTTAATTGCATCTGTAAAGTATTTCCTGGTACTAGAATTTGTTGCGTCATGCATTTGCTTTCCAGACGCAATGACATTTCCATTTAAATCGCAAAAAAACAGATTGCTATAAATTTCGCCATTGCTTAGTAAGATGCTTGAAAACAATTTGGACATTGATGCGGTGTCAATTTGTTGTACTTCGTCTTCTTGTGAAAGTAGTGATAATATTTCTCTGGTTTTTGTTGTAAGACTAAGTTGAAAAAATTTTATTTCGTGTATAGCGTGAGATATGTTCTTTTCGGCAATGGTATAGTTTTGAGATCTTACTTTATAATTCAACAATGTTAAAATAACTAGTATGGGGACTAGAGATGCTAGCATTAAGACGATTACTCGATTTTTGATTTTTCGCATTGGAGGTCTCTGTTTATTTGTTCGTTGCGTGGTGAGCTATGTATTGGTTTTTGTAGGTTCGCTAAAAGTTAAGTCGATATCTTGTCGTAAGATTATCGATGAAGCTTGGATATTGTGTTTTTTTCCTTTAAAATCAACTGCAACACCAAGTAAACTTCCCAAGCTGCGATCGATGGGATACTCTCTGACCCAGTCCAGGTCCAGCTGCCCCATTTGGACACCAGCACCGACGCCGCTGGGACCGAATCCTGGTACAGCTTACCACGCCGTTAAAAAATGGTGAACCACCGGGTAGGGCGGTTCAAAGCGCAGGTTCCTGCATTTTTTATCGTTGTCTATGGTGCGGGATGGCAGAGTCCTGCCAACTCACACTAATTGCTTGCACATTTTCCAGAAAATAGTAGCCTCATATTGAATCTTTGTGGTAAGAAAGTCCAATGGAAAAGCCATTGGTGTATGCCAAAGTGGGCATAACATACGAAAAGCTAGTCTCTGATACTTTTGATGCAATATTAAATCGCGGAAACTATTCGCTAGCTTTTGATCTCAATGCAAGATTGATAGATGCACAGTCCGATGCAGCTGCTTTTTTGGTTTTGCTGGATTTTGTGGATATTTTCATTGAATAGTCCAAGCTTTCTGTCGGTTTTGGCTTCATGCTTTACAAGTTTGGCTGGTTTTGTTTATTATTACAAAGGTTAGAATGGTCTTGGAGATCCTTGGTATGGGAGATTGTTTTCATAAGATTTTGCTCGTTGATGATTCTGAATCGAACCGCCTGCTCGTTGAGTTGTATCTTGAAGATCATCTTTATTCTATTACTTGCGCTTCAAATGGGATTGGCGCGTTAAAGTTTTTTGAGATTGATCTTTACGATTGTATCTTGATGGATGTTGAAATGCCGGGAATGAATGGGTTTGAAGTTGTTGAAAAAATGAGGGCTATTGAATCTCAACGGGGTAGTGGTGAAACGCCTGTGATCTTTTTGACCGCACATGATCGGTGTCAGTATGTAGACAAAATACGTAAACTGTCTAGTTCGAGGTTTCTTGCTAAGCCTATTCGGCGTATTGATCTTCTGAATAATTTGCATGAAATGATTGTAATTCGCTAAGGGGAGTGCCGGGTAATGAGGGCCACTATAAGCCGAATTATCCCTTTCTCCATTTTCAGGAGTTTCTTGGACTATCCCCTTTCCAGTTAGTCAAAAACGAAATTCCTTTCGTTTTTGGGGTTGCCGATTGGAATGAACTATTTACCTTGGTTGCATTTCGGTATGTTCACCCAGAACACGGTTCCGTCAGGTTCCTCTGAAGTAAAGCCTACTTTTCCACCAAGATAGTTTTCTGTGAGTAGTTTTATGGAGTAGGTGCCAAGTCCACGGTCTACTCCTTTTGTTGAAAAGGATCTTTTGAAAATCTGGACTTTGACATGGTCGGGTATGACTTTTCTACTAGCTACCCAAAATTTTGCAAAATCACCGTTATCGTCTAGTCCTATTGTGATACTACCATTTTCAGGCGTAGCTTCTAATGCATTGATGACCATGTTTATGATAACGCGCATGAGTAAAGTGTAGTCTGATAAGACCTGGACGTTGACGCTGTTGGGGGAAACAACTATTTTCTTCCCATAAGCCTTGGGGTGGGTGCGGTACTCGTTTGCTACAAGGTTGATTAGCTCGATGCCTTGTAAAGTGAGCATGGAAAGCTTATATTCTTTGTTCTCAAGCGCAAGTAGTTGTTTTTGTTTTTTGATTTCTTCTACTAGGCCAAACAGTGACGCTTGGACAAGGCTCATTAACTCTTTGCTTTCTTCTGGAACTTCGTCAAACAAAGTGTCGAGCAGGGCTTTTGCTCCTCCGGCAGCATTAAGAATGTCGTGAAAAAAGATTCGTTCTAGTATTTTTCTACGTTTTTCGTCTTCTATGTCTACGATTGTGACAACGTAGTATTTTCCATCTTCAACGTCCCATGGTGAGACAAATATCCGAAGGTCTTTCGCCGAGCTTTCATCGTCATGTTTGATGAGTAGTTGGCAGTCGTGTTGAGTTTTTGAATTGTTTATCATGCTTTCTAGGACTGCTTTGAGTGCGCCACATTCTCTGCAAAATGTAGAAGTACCACAACCTGCTTCTTCAATATGTGCGTAAGTGCACCCCATAGCTTCACCGGGACGCAGCCCTAGAAAACTTCCTAGATCAGCGATGCCGAGGATGTCTAAAAAAGCTTTGTTGCTAAAAACGATCTGTCGGTGACTGTTTAAAACAATTAAAGGAAGAGGAAAGAAGTCAAAGTAGCTAGAGCAGATGTGCCCAGAAAGCTTTTCTCTTTCTTCTTGGACCTCATGGATGCTCAGTCGTTCTGGGGGGGCGCATTTGGTGTGTAATGGGTTGCTTTCCATGTTCATATCCTTGGGGATATTTTGTTCAAAAAAATACAGACCTCAACATGCTGTGTTTTGCATGCTTTTGTAAAAAAACTAGTTCGCTAGCTGATCAAAAACGCATTGAATTTCGTTTTTCAGTTTAAGGTAACACCAAGTAAACTTCCCAAGCCGCGACCGATGGAGTAATCTCTGACCTGTTCCAAGTCCAGCTGAGCAGCGCTGGGACAACCCGGGACTGATCCTGGCCCAAGATACCACGCCGTTAACAAAAGGGGAATCACCGGAGCAGGGCAGTCCACCTTCTGGAGGCGTGCATGTCCGGGGCTTACACGAGATTTTTCTCAAATAAATCTTTCTTTACAAGGGTATCTAATCCCAGTTTTTCGACAACACATGCTTCCCCTTAGTTCCAAAAACGCGGTTCGCCGCGTATTTGAGCACCTCACCCTACTGAAAATGGCAGGAGTCTGCCATCCACCAGCAAGATTTCACTTTCAAAGATAATATTGCTACGTTTTTGCTTTGATTTTCAGTGTTTTTGGTTTCTGCAGGTGATCCGATCCATAGTGGCCAGTGTTTTTCAAGTGCCGAATTTCTAGACTTTTCGGTGATTTCTCAATTTTGCAGGCTCCTGCATTGAGTTTGACCGGCCCAAGTTCCTCCTTTCACTCCCGAAACCGATTTGATATCCTCTTTGCAGGTCGTTGCACTCTCGTCCTGGAAACAGTAATGTTACTGTTAAGGACGAGCTATTCAAAAAAATGAAATTTATGGACATATAGAAACGATCTTTGACAACTGAAAAGAGGGAGGCGAGTTAGGTAAGAATTCTACTCGCCTCCTTCTGAAAGAGTTTTTTTGAGTTAATTGAGGCTAGGATACCTCTGTCAAGGTATCCTAGCCCCGATTACGCTGTCAACAACTCAGGCAAGAGTCGAACGGCTCTTTCTTTCTCGCCCTCCATGTAGTGATAATAGGTGTCCGCCGTCATCTTTACAGTGGAATGTCCCATCATCTTTGAAACGGCCGCCAAGTCCGCACCTTTGCGGAGTAACGTCGTCGCAAACAAGTGCCGAAGATCGTACATCCGGGTAGGGTAATTGATCCCGGCTCGCTTGCATGCGTTCTTGAAAGCTTTCCGAATCGTCGTCAGCTTTCGCCCCATGTACTCAATCACATAGCCAGTTTGGGACTCTGCCTGCTCCTTCTCCAAACGCTTCAGAAATTCCGG is from Solidesulfovibrio magneticus RS-1 and encodes:
- a CDS encoding PAS domain-containing sensor histidine kinase translates to MESNPLHTKCAPPERLSIHEVQEEREKLSGHICSSYFDFFPLPLIVLNSHRQIVFSNKAFLDILGIADLGSFLGLRPGEAMGCTYAHIEEAGCGTSTFCRECGALKAVLESMINNSKTQHDCQLLIKHDDESSAKDLRIFVSPWDVEDGKYYVVTIVDIEDEKRRKILERIFFHDILNAAGGAKALLDTLFDEVPEESKELMSLVQASLFGLVEEIKKQKQLLALENKEYKLSMLTLQGIELINLVANEYRTHPKAYGKKIVVSPNSVNVQVLSDYTLLMRVIINMVINALEATPENGSITIGLDDNGDFAKFWVASRKVIPDHVKVQIFKRSFSTKGVDRGLGTYSIKLLTENYLGGKVGFTSEEPDGTVFWVNIPKCNQGK
- a CDS encoding response regulator; protein product: MGDCFHKILLVDDSESNRLLVELYLEDHLYSITCASNGIGALKFFEIDLYDCILMDVEMPGMNGFEVVEKMRAIESQRGSGETPVIFLTAHDRCQYVDKIRKLSSSRFLAKPIRRIDLLNNLHEMIVIR